The following proteins are encoded in a genomic region of Paralichthys olivaceus isolate ysfri-2021 chromosome 23, ASM2471397v2, whole genome shotgun sequence:
- the LOC109632711 gene encoding mucin-2-like isoform X3 — translation MTPHRWMLAFCFSLVSVLGTGESQSVSTAETLKYICRTFGSGVVQPFNGSGFHVRSNCPFTLTRFTHNRVQYDITAKRDNSGLLNQLEITVNKVRTIVQSGSIMVEKKSISLPYDHTYQHIFQYGTYTKLRSSLLPLSVTWHNVSGGIDTVRVELDQELSIDMTGLCGKLSVPGSKHQLIAESMLNEDTCQTRDPVFAVNTLCRLFFSYTLDCLQVRTPHYIELCEENIYSFESSKYISCAFFKEVVQQCGNSSYIWNIWRTVTRCAPPTCQGDLVYVEQGNAFVPSCSNPNPRFSNQDLTSSCVCPEGMVVNDQAEGIHCVKESNCPCVFAGRSYSTGHIRSTKCQSCVCEGGKWHCSENFCPARCLMEGQFVTTFDGKQYVVPGKCTYVLSQGHNWTIIVQFSAKDISLKTAVLQLFQDTYTFSYNSVKVGEEEITELHQSDHALVFWQSSMYIQVQTSFGMNIQVQLSPEIQLYITLPRNHTGVISGLCGNSNNDTTDDFTTSSGIIENSPQAFALSWSVGTCAVNIPPICSSTDSEIFADERCSVLNEPTGIFASCHSHIPTDHFHTACIQRTCNCGNNLQQCLCVALASYAKACASLGVAVGNWRKATNCTLNCQKNQEFSYDVRACNHTCRSLSGPDPRCWLDDAPVEGCGCPEGTHLNQGHICTPKAECVCHHYGGTTPPGPVVIDGRQCLCENGELHCSKDCGCRNGKVCVHCSEYPVNTAQKTCDSLSKPLGASVTCESGCHCPQDQYEDHHGNCVSLDNCTCVYSGKMFSAGQHVKTNCKTCVCGHGQWHCKDEPCPRKCQVYGNGHYQTFDSKWYRFNGHCQYTLVEDYCGNENGSFSVRVESVPCCDEALTCSRSIILDLQGTVTLTLSDMRVTRRLQKGWTLQEESFYTTHTVGLYIIVSVPSRGITLIWDKHTRITVELQPNWRNRVCGLCGNFDSSEMNDLQISGSAVVSSPLAFGNNWKATSPPCSDVTTEIFPCERNSYCSAWAQRRCMIITADTFKDCHLKVDPEPYYHACVQESCSCEFEGKFLGFCTAVAAYAEACSEQDVCVKWRTPDLCPVYCDYYNEQGQCSWHYEACGEALSCGKGHYFTHKLEGCYPRCPEDAPFYDENTGECTKLRNCTCFFNDTIIQPGAVVMIESIKCPCDNGTITCSPSTTTISPSTSSTRTTAATTMETTVPFTTPTTTTASTTTETWTTTSSTTPTPTTTTSTTLTAITNVSTITETLTTSTTPTQTTSASTTYETWNTTSSTTPTLTTTAPTTYETWTTTSSTTPTLTTTAPTANETWTTTSSTTSTPTTTAPTTNETWTTTSSTTPTTTTTAPTTNETWKTTSSTTPTPTTTAPTTNETWKTTSSTTPTTTTTAPTTNVTWTTMSSTTPTPTTTAPTTNETWKTTSSTTPTPTTTASTSNETWTTMSSTTPTTTTTAPTTNETSTTPMTTTTASTSDETWTTMSSTTPTTTTTAPTTNETWTTMSSTTPTPTTTVPTTNETWKTTSSTTPTPTTTAPTTNETWKTTSSTTPTPTTTAPTTNETWKTTSSTTPTTTTTAPTTNETSTTPMQTITASTSDETWTTMSSTTPTTTTTAPTTNETWKTTSSTTPTPTTTAPTTNETWKTTSSTTPTPTTTAPTTNETWKTTSSTTPTPTTTAPTTNETWKTTSSTTPTPTTTAPTTNETWKTTSSTTPTTTTTAPTTNETSTTPMQTITASTSDETWTTMSSTTPTTTTTAPTTNETWKTTSSTTPSPTTIASTSDETWTTMSSTTPTTTTTAPTTNETWKTTSSTTPTPTTTAPTTNETWKTTSSTTPTPTTTAETTNETWKTTSSTTPTPTTTVPTTYKTSTTTSSATPTSTLTSSKAPGTESTTHVVETGQTTSTAYNKTSQVSVTTTSACINCTDLKRKITWACGETWTEDCFHSTCSNGKIELTPVVCPEPIVPICPRGQVTKVSDGCCETWKCDCRCELYGDPHYISFAGVPFDFLDECTYILVEEQSPQHHLSIAVDNFYCVPGLQGSCVKGIILRYQDNVAALSIVQDLNSVQATLNNVTIQPPYEEQGLRFETTGYTVSIYLPEVRSYISFSPSYTLVVNLAMEHFLNNTQGQCGVCGGGSCIRRGGQIEDNSCCDKTAYDWVFADPLNSACASPLRDVPCHPGPTPAPTNTPISTTSCPVSLLCELLDHPCDLSNRIGLQRMS, via the exons ATGACCCCACACAGATGGATGCTGGCTTTCTGCTTCTCACTGGTCTCAG TTTTAGGGACAGGTGAATCTCAGTCAGTCTCAACAGCAGAAACTCTGAAAT ACATTTGTAGGACTTTCGGCAGCGGGGTCGTGCAGCCTTTCAATGGTTCAGGTTTCCATGTGCGATCAAACTGCCCGTTCACCCTCACCCGCTTTACACACAATCGGGTTCAATATGACATCACTGCAAAGAGAGACAACAGCGGGCTGCTGAACCAACTCGAGATCACCGTCAATAAAGTCAGGACGATCGTGCAGAGTGGAAGCatcatggtggaaaaaaaaag TATTTCGCTTCCATACGACCACACCTACCAGCATATTTTTCAGTATGGTACCTACACTAAACTAAGAAGCTCACTGCTTCCTTTGTCCGTCACTTGGCACAATGTATCTGGAGGAATAGACACTGTGAGG GTGGAGCTGGACCAGGAGCTGAGCATTGACATGACCGGACTGTGTGGAAAACTGAGTGTTCCAG GCAGCAAGCACCAGTTGATTGCAGAGAGCATGCTCAATGAGGACACATGTCAAACCCGAGATCCTGTCTTTGCTGTGAATACA CTGTGCAGACTGTTCTTTTCCTACACCTTGGATTGCCTGCAAGTCAGGACGCCTCATTATATCGAACTCTGTGAAGAGAACATTTACAGTTTTGAAAGCAGCAAATACATCAGCTGTGCTTTCTTCAAAGAAGTTGTCCAGCAGTGTGGAAATAGCAGCTACATCTGGAACATATGGAGAACTGTAACCAGATGCG CTCCACCGACTTGTCAAGGAGACCTGGTTTATGTGGAACAGGGCAACGCCTTTGTCCCCAGCTGCTCTAACCCCAACCCCAGATTCTCCAACCAGGACCTCACAAGCTCCTGTGTCTGCCCAGAGG GTATGGTGGTTAATGACCAGGCAGAGGGTATCCACTGTGTGAAAGAGTCCAACTGCCCCTGTGTGTTCGCTGGAAGAAGCTACAGCACCGGACACATACGCAGCACCAAGTGTCAGTCGTG tgtgtgtgagggtgggaAGTGGCATTGCTCTGAAAACTTCTGCCCAGCCAGATGTCTCATGGAAGGACAGTTTGTGACAACATTTGACGGCAAACAATATGTTGTCCCTGGTAAATGCACATATGTGTTGTCACAG GGTCACAACTGGACAATAATTGTTCAGTTTTCGGCAAAAGACATATCCCTGAAAACAGCTGTCCTGCAGCTGTTTCAG GACACGTACACATTCTCATACAACAGTGTTaaagtgggagaggaggagattaCTGAACTTCATCAGTCTG ATCACGCCCTGGTTTTCTGGCAGTCCTCCATGTACATCCAAGTCCAGACATCCTTTGGTATGAACATCCAAGTCCAGCTGTCTCCTGAAATTCAGCTCTACATCACTCTACCCAGAAACCACACTGGTGTTATATCAG GTCTTTGTGGCAACAGCAACAATGACACCACCGACGACTTCACCACCAGCAGCGGCATCATCGAGAACTCACCTCAAGCATTCGCTCTGTCCTGGAGTGTTGGCACTTGTGCAGTGAACATACCAcccatctgcagcagcacagacagtg AAATATTTGCAGATGAAAGGTGTTCTGTTTTGAATGAACCAACTGGGATATTTGCTTCATGCCACAGTCATATCCCAACTGATCATTTCCACACC GCTTGCATCCAAAGAACCTGTAACTGTGGCAACAATCTGCAGCAGTGTTTATGTGTGGCACTGGCCAGCTATGCCAAAGCGTGCGCTAGTCTGGGTGTTGCAGTCGGCAACTGGAGGAAAGCGACCAACTGCA CTCTGAATTGTCAAAAGAACCAAGAGTTCTCCTACGACGTGAGGGCCTGCAACCACACATGCCGTTCATTATCTGGCCCTGACCCTCGTTGTTGGTTGGATGATGCTCCTGTGGAGGGGTGTGGTTGTCCTGAAGGAACTCACCTAAACCAAGGACATATATGCACCCCAAAGGCAGAGTGTGTCTGTCACCACTATGGCGGTACAACCCCGCCAGGGCCTGTTGTTATTGACGGAAGACAATG CCTCTGTGAGAATGGAGAACTGCACTGTTCCAAGGACTGTG gttGCAGAAATGGTAAGGTTTGTGTTCACTGCTCAGAGTACCCAGTGAACACAGCTCAGAAAACCTGTGACAGTCTCAGCAAACCACTG GGGGCCAGTGTGACCTGTGAAAGTGGCTGTCACTGCCCACAGGACCAGTATGAGGATCACCATGGAAACTGTGTTTCTCTAGACAACTGCACCTGTGTGTACAGCGGCAAAATGTTCAGTGCAGGACAGCACGTCAAAACCAATTGTAAAACATG TGTTTGTGGTCATGGTCAGTGGCACTGCAAAGACGAGCCATGTCCACGGAAGTGTCAAGTGTACGGAAATGGACATTACCAGACATTTGACTCTAAATGGTACCGCTTTAACGGACACTGCCAGTACACATTGGTAGAG GATTACTGTGGAAATGAAAATGGCTCCTTCTCTGTCAGAGTGGAAAGTGTACCCTGCTGTGATGAAGCACTGACCTGCTCTCGCTCCATCATCCTGGATCTGCAG GGCACAGTCACCCTGACACTGAGCGATATGAGAGTGACCAGACGTCTCCAAAAAGGCTGGACTCTGCAAGAAGAGTCATTTTACACCACTCACACTGTGGGACTCTACATCATAGTCTCTGTGCCGAGCAGAGGCATAACGCTCATCTGGGACAAACACACCAGGATCACCGTAGAGCTGCAACCAAACTGGAGA AACCGAGTGTGTGGCCTCTGTGGGAATTTTGACTCCAGTGAGATGAATGACCTACAGATAAGTGGCTCAGCAG tggTGTCTAGTCCGCTGGCCTTTGGCAACAACTGGAAGGCCACCTCACCTCCTTGTTCTGATGTGACCACTGAGATATTCCCATGTGAACGCAACTCCTACTGCTCAGCTTGGGCACAGCGGCGCTGTATGATCATTACAGCAGACACCTTCAAAGATTGCCATCTAAaa GTGGACCCAGAGCCCTACTACCACGCCTGTGTGCAGGAGTCCTGCTCCTGTGAGTTTGAGGGGAAGTTTCTGGGCTTCTGCACAGCTGTGGCAGCATACGCAGAGGCCTGCAGTGAGCAGGACGTGTGTGTCAAATGGAGGACACCTGATTTGTGCC CGGTCTACTGTGACTACTACAATGAGCAGGGCCAGTGTAGCTGGCACTATGAAGCCTGTGGTGAGGCGCTCAGCTGCGGCAAAGGCCACTATTTCACCCACAAACTGGAAG GCTGTTACCCCAGATGTCCAGAAGATGCACCGTTCTATGATGAAAATACCGGTGAATGCACGAAATTGAGGAACTGCACATGTTTTTTCAATGACACTATCATTCAGCCAGGGGCAGTCGTGATGATCGAGTCTATTAAGTG CCCCTGTGACAATGGAACAATTACCTGTT CACCTTCAACCACAACAATATCACCCAGCACCTCTAGTACAAGGACAACTGCTGCAACTACAATGGAAACAACTGTGCCTTTCACAACACCAACAACTACCACTGCCTCAACTACCACTGAAACATGGACAACAACTTCATCAACCACCCCTACACCAACTACAACCACTTCAACAACATTGACAGCCATTACCAATGTCTCCACTATCACAGAAACATTGACTACATCAACCACCCCTACACAAACTACAAGTGCCTCAACTACCTATGAAACATGGAATACAACGTCATCAACCACCCCTACACTAActacaactgccccaactacctATGAAACATGGACAACAACGTCATCAACCACCCCTACGCTAACTACAACTGCCCCAACTGCTAATGAAACATGGACAACAACGTCATCAACCACCTCTACGCCAActacaactgccccaactaccaATGAAACATggacaacaacatcatcaaccacccctacaacaactacaactgccccaactaccaatgaaacatggaaaacaacCTCATCAACCACCCCTACACCAActacaactgccccaactaccaatgaaacatggaaaacaacCTCATCAACCACCcctacaacaactacaactgccccaactaccaATGTAACATGGACAACAATGTCATCAACCACCCCTACACCAActacaactgccccaactaccaatgaaacatggaaaacaacGTCATCAACCACCCCTACACCAACTACAACTGCCTCAACCTCCAATGAAACATGGACAACAATGTCATCAACCACCcctacaacaactacaactgccccaactaccaATGAAACATCAACCACCCCTATGACAACTACAACTGCCTCAACCTCTGATGAAACATGGACAACAATGTCATCAACCACCcctacaacaactacaactgccccaactaccaATGAAACATGGACAACAATGTCATCAACCACCCCTACACCAACTACAACTGTCCCAACTACCAatgaaacatggaaaacaacatcatcaacCACCCCTACACCAActacaactgccccaactaccaatgaaacatggaaaacaacatcatcaacCACCCCTACACCAActacaactgccccaactaccaatgaaacatggaaaacaacatcatcaaccacccctacaacaactacaactgccccaactaccaATGAAACATCAACCACCCCTATGCAAACTATAACTGCCTCAACCTCTGATGAGACATGGACAACAATGTCATCAACCACCcctacaacaactacaactgccccaactaccaatgaaacatggaaaacaacatcatcaacCACCCCTACACCAActacaactgccccaactaccaatgaaacatggaaaacaacatcatcaacCACCCCTACACCAActacaactgccccaactaccaatgaaacatggaaaacaacCTCATCAACCACCCCTACACCAActacaactgccccaactaccaatgaaacatggaaaacaacatcatcaacCACCCCTACACCAActacaactgccccaactaccaatgaaacatggaaaacaacatcatcaaccacccctacaacaactacaactgccccaactaccaATGAAACATCAACCACCCCTATGCAAACTATAACTGCCTCAACCTCTGATGAGACATGGACAACAATGTCATCAACCACCcctacaacaactacaactgccccaactaccaatgaaacatggaaaacaacatcatcaacCACCCCTTCACCAACTACAATTGCCTCAACCTCTGATGAAACATGGACAACAATGTCATCAACCACCcctacaacaactacaactgccccaactaccaatgaaacatggaaaacaacatcatcaacCACCCCTACACCAActacaactgccccaactaccaatgaaacatggaaaacaacatcatcaacCACCCCTACACCAACTACAACTGCCGAAACTACCAatgaaacatggaaaacaacCTCATCAACCACCCCTACACCAACTACAACTGTCCCAACTACCTACAAAACATCGACAACAACATCATCAGCCACCCCTACTTCAACACTGACATCATCCAAAGCACCCGGTACAGAGTCGACAACTCATGTAGTTGAGACAGGTCAAACAACATCAACAGCATATAACAAAACTTCACAAG TTTCCGTTACCACTACATCAGCCTGCATTAACTGTACCGACCTCAAGAGGAAGATAACCTGGGCTTGTGGTGAGACGTGGACAGAGGACTGTTTCCACAGTACCTGTTCTAATGGCAAGATAGAGTTGACCCCGGTGGTTTGTCCAGAGCCTATAGTTCCCATCTGCCCCAGAGGTCAGGTCACAAAGGTCTCAGACGGATGCTGCGAAACATGGAAATGTGACT GTCGCTGTGAGCTATATGGGGACCCCCACTACATCTCCTTTGCAGGTGTCCCCTTTGATTTTTTGGACGAATGCACCTACATCCTGGTAGAGGAGCAGTCACCACAGCAT